The following coding sequences lie in one Rutidosis leptorrhynchoides isolate AG116_Rl617_1_P2 chromosome 4, CSIRO_AGI_Rlap_v1, whole genome shotgun sequence genomic window:
- the LOC139845222 gene encoding pentatricopeptide repeat-containing protein At1g10910, chloroplastic-like isoform X2 — protein sequence MEISHVLGHRIQSIFCTLSSPSQPLPYSTRRMKNYQSLPANSVSTTPNNITTNQTHFRGRLSYNSSNKSKENNSISQQARQAAMLDIQQSQDLMLALSRSGVVLKVQDLNVIMREFGKQNRLKDLSQQNVNLSFASYSSYIKHMGRSLHPNKAMEIYDGIEDKLIKVNPSVCNSVLGCLIKGGKIEKSFELFRLMKRDGLVPDVVTYSTLLAGCAKVEDGYSKAIELVQELKYKGLVMDSVIYGTIISVCASCNQCKEAETYFNQMKSEGHVPNIFHYSSLINAYSVGGSYDKAEEILKEMKLAGLVPNKVVLTTLLKVYVRGGLFEKARELLNELEVLGYAEEEMPYCLLMDALSKAGQIDEAKLVFTEMTRKNVRTDGYSYSIMISALCRYGLLEEAKQLASEFEAKYEKYDVVIMNTMLCAYCRTGEMESVMNLMKKMDTLAINPDRNTFHILIKYFVKEKLYMLAFKTLQDMHNRGQQPDEELCSNLILHLGKTGAHAEAYSVYNMLRYGKKPMCKDLHEKILYILIGGRLYKDAYVVFKDNARLISRPAMKRFSSTFMRFGNINLINDVMKAIHNSGYKIGQGLFSMAVTRYIDQPEKKDLLLQLLEWMTGQGYIVDSSTRNLILKNSDLLGRQQTAEILAKQHVMSKAIKTREMSKK from the exons ATGGAAATTTCCCATGTTTTAGGTCACCGCATCCAATCAATTTTCTGTACGTTATCTTCACCATCACAACCACTTCCATACTCAACAAGGCGCATGAAAAATTATCAATCTTTACCTGCAAATTCCGTTTCTACAACCCCCAACAACATTACTACCAATCAAACCCATTTTAGAGGTCGACTATCTTATAATTCATCCAACAAATCCAAAGAAAACAACTCAATTTCCCAGCAAGCTAGACAAGCAGCCATGCTTGATATTCAACAGTCTCAAGATTTAATGTTGGCACTTTCAAG GTCAGGTGTTGTGTTGAAAGTGCAAGACTTGAATGTTATTATGCGCGAATTCGGCAAGCAAAATCGATTGAAGGATCTTTCTCAG CAAAACGTGAATCTAAGCTTCGCTTCTTATAGTAGTTATATTAAGCACATGGGGAGGAGTCTACATCCCAATAAAGCAATGGAAATATACGATGGAATAGAAGATAAGTTAATCAAGGTTAACCCGTCCGTTTGCAATTCGGTTCTTGGTTGTTTAATTAAAGGTGGGAAGATCGAGAAAAGCTTTGAACTTTTTCGTCTCATGAAGCGAGATGGTCTAGTACCAGATGTTGTTACGTATAGTACG CTGCTTGCAGGTTGTGCCAAAGTTGAAGATGGATATTCAAAAGCCATTGAGCTGGTCCAGGAGCTCAAGTACAAGGGTTTGGTGATGGATAGTGTTATATACGGGACAATAATATCCGTTTGTGCATCATGTAATCAATGCAAAGAAGCAGAGACTTATTTTAACCAAATGAAGAGTGAAGGGCATGTTCCTAATATTTTTCATTACAGTTCTTTAATTAATGCGTATTCAGTGGGTGGAAGTTATGATAAGGCTGAGGAGATACTTAAAGAGATGAAACTAGCAGGGTTAGTTCCAAACAAG GTCGTATTGACAACGTTGTTGAAGGTCTATGTTAGAGGAGGCTTGTTTGAAAAAGCAAGAGAGCTGCTAAATGAATTAGAAGTCCTCGGTTATGCCGAAGAAGAG ATGCCATACTGTTTGCTAATGGATGCTTTATCAAAAGCCGGACAAATAGATGAAGCTAAATTGGTGTTTACTGAAATGACACGAAAGAATGTGAGAACAG ATGGCTATTCCTACAGTATTATGATTTCGGCTTTGTGTCGATATGGGCTCCTTGAAGAGGCAAAGCAATTAGCATCCGAATTTGAAGCCAAATATGAAAAATATGATGTCGTTATTATGAACACGATGCTGTGCGCCTACTGCAGAACCGGTGAAATGGAGAGTGTGATGAATTTAATGAAGAAAATGGATACATTAGCAATCAATCCTGACCGAAATACTTTTCATATTTTGATTAAATATTTTGTAAAGGAGAAATTATATATGCTTGCTTTCAAGACTTTGCAAGATATGCACAACAGAGGCCAACAACCGGATGAA gaACTTTGCTCTAATCTAATACTACATCTTGGTAAAACTGGGGCCCATGCAGAAGCGTATAGCGTGTATAATATGTTGAGATACGGTAAGAAACCAATGTGCAAGGATCTTCATGAGAAAATTTTGTATATCCTCATAGGCGGGCGGCTCTATAAAGATGCATACGTTGTATTCAAG GATAATGCAAGGTTGATCTCTCGTCCTGCTATGAAGAGGTTTTCTAGTACATTTATGCGATTtggtaatattaatttaataaatgaTGTCATGAAGGCTATCCACAACTCAGGCTACAAAATTGGTCAG ggTTTGTTTTCGATGGCTGTAACGCGTTACATAGATCAACCTGAAAAGAAAgatttgctacttcaactgctggaATGGATGACTGGTCAAGGCTACATTGTCGATTCGTCTACTAGAAATTTGATACTtaagaactccgatttgttgggacgTCAACAAACAGCTGAGATTTTGGCT
- the LOC139845222 gene encoding pentatricopeptide repeat-containing protein At1g10910, chloroplastic-like isoform X1, whose protein sequence is MEISHVLGHRIQSIFCTLSSPSQPLPYSTRRMKNYQSLPANSVSTTPNNITTNQTHFRGRLSYNSSNKSKENNSISQQARQAAMLDIQQSQDLMLALSRSGVVLKVQDLNVIMREFGKQNRLKDLSQLFEWMQQNVNLSFASYSSYIKHMGRSLHPNKAMEIYDGIEDKLIKVNPSVCNSVLGCLIKGGKIEKSFELFRLMKRDGLVPDVVTYSTLLAGCAKVEDGYSKAIELVQELKYKGLVMDSVIYGTIISVCASCNQCKEAETYFNQMKSEGHVPNIFHYSSLINAYSVGGSYDKAEEILKEMKLAGLVPNKVVLTTLLKVYVRGGLFEKARELLNELEVLGYAEEEMPYCLLMDALSKAGQIDEAKLVFTEMTRKNVRTDGYSYSIMISALCRYGLLEEAKQLASEFEAKYEKYDVVIMNTMLCAYCRTGEMESVMNLMKKMDTLAINPDRNTFHILIKYFVKEKLYMLAFKTLQDMHNRGQQPDEELCSNLILHLGKTGAHAEAYSVYNMLRYGKKPMCKDLHEKILYILIGGRLYKDAYVVFKDNARLISRPAMKRFSSTFMRFGNINLINDVMKAIHNSGYKIGQGLFSMAVTRYIDQPEKKDLLLQLLEWMTGQGYIVDSSTRNLILKNSDLLGRQQTAEILAKQHVMSKAIKTREMSKK, encoded by the exons ATGGAAATTTCCCATGTTTTAGGTCACCGCATCCAATCAATTTTCTGTACGTTATCTTCACCATCACAACCACTTCCATACTCAACAAGGCGCATGAAAAATTATCAATCTTTACCTGCAAATTCCGTTTCTACAACCCCCAACAACATTACTACCAATCAAACCCATTTTAGAGGTCGACTATCTTATAATTCATCCAACAAATCCAAAGAAAACAACTCAATTTCCCAGCAAGCTAGACAAGCAGCCATGCTTGATATTCAACAGTCTCAAGATTTAATGTTGGCACTTTCAAG GTCAGGTGTTGTGTTGAAAGTGCAAGACTTGAATGTTATTATGCGCGAATTCGGCAAGCAAAATCGATTGAAGGATCTTTCTCAG CTTTTTGAGTGGATGCAGCAAAACGTGAATCTAAGCTTCGCTTCTTATAGTAGTTATATTAAGCACATGGGGAGGAGTCTACATCCCAATAAAGCAATGGAAATATACGATGGAATAGAAGATAAGTTAATCAAGGTTAACCCGTCCGTTTGCAATTCGGTTCTTGGTTGTTTAATTAAAGGTGGGAAGATCGAGAAAAGCTTTGAACTTTTTCGTCTCATGAAGCGAGATGGTCTAGTACCAGATGTTGTTACGTATAGTACG CTGCTTGCAGGTTGTGCCAAAGTTGAAGATGGATATTCAAAAGCCATTGAGCTGGTCCAGGAGCTCAAGTACAAGGGTTTGGTGATGGATAGTGTTATATACGGGACAATAATATCCGTTTGTGCATCATGTAATCAATGCAAAGAAGCAGAGACTTATTTTAACCAAATGAAGAGTGAAGGGCATGTTCCTAATATTTTTCATTACAGTTCTTTAATTAATGCGTATTCAGTGGGTGGAAGTTATGATAAGGCTGAGGAGATACTTAAAGAGATGAAACTAGCAGGGTTAGTTCCAAACAAG GTCGTATTGACAACGTTGTTGAAGGTCTATGTTAGAGGAGGCTTGTTTGAAAAAGCAAGAGAGCTGCTAAATGAATTAGAAGTCCTCGGTTATGCCGAAGAAGAG ATGCCATACTGTTTGCTAATGGATGCTTTATCAAAAGCCGGACAAATAGATGAAGCTAAATTGGTGTTTACTGAAATGACACGAAAGAATGTGAGAACAG ATGGCTATTCCTACAGTATTATGATTTCGGCTTTGTGTCGATATGGGCTCCTTGAAGAGGCAAAGCAATTAGCATCCGAATTTGAAGCCAAATATGAAAAATATGATGTCGTTATTATGAACACGATGCTGTGCGCCTACTGCAGAACCGGTGAAATGGAGAGTGTGATGAATTTAATGAAGAAAATGGATACATTAGCAATCAATCCTGACCGAAATACTTTTCATATTTTGATTAAATATTTTGTAAAGGAGAAATTATATATGCTTGCTTTCAAGACTTTGCAAGATATGCACAACAGAGGCCAACAACCGGATGAA gaACTTTGCTCTAATCTAATACTACATCTTGGTAAAACTGGGGCCCATGCAGAAGCGTATAGCGTGTATAATATGTTGAGATACGGTAAGAAACCAATGTGCAAGGATCTTCATGAGAAAATTTTGTATATCCTCATAGGCGGGCGGCTCTATAAAGATGCATACGTTGTATTCAAG GATAATGCAAGGTTGATCTCTCGTCCTGCTATGAAGAGGTTTTCTAGTACATTTATGCGATTtggtaatattaatttaataaatgaTGTCATGAAGGCTATCCACAACTCAGGCTACAAAATTGGTCAG ggTTTGTTTTCGATGGCTGTAACGCGTTACATAGATCAACCTGAAAAGAAAgatttgctacttcaactgctggaATGGATGACTGGTCAAGGCTACATTGTCGATTCGTCTACTAGAAATTTGATACTtaagaactccgatttgttgggacgTCAACAAACAGCTGAGATTTTGGCT
- the LOC139845223 gene encoding ankyrin repeat domain-containing protein 2B-like has translation MSKANEKNTAVKPETSTETKAEPAVKKTSSESSSSDIPSMPGAGSGFPGGAFDFSSMAGLLNDPSIKELAEQIAKDPSFNQMAEQLQQTFQGADEGIPQFDTQQYYSTMQQVMQNPQFMNMAERLGSAMMQDPSMSQMLESLSNPAQKDQLEERMARIKEDPALKPILEEIESGGPTAMMRYWNDQDVLKKLGEAMGLAVTGDATASAGNTVADEAEDEEEVVNEVESIVHQTASTGDLEGLKKALESGADKDEEDSEGRTALHFSCGYGEVKCAQVLLEAGAKVDALDKNKNTALHYAAGYGRKECVALLLDNGAAVTLQNMDGKTPIDVAKLNNQNEVLKLLEKDAFL, from the exons ATGTCTAAG GCCAACGAGAAAAATACTGCGGTCAAACCTGAGACTTCTACTG AAACGAAGGCTGAACCAGCCGTGAAGAAAACATCCTCAGAATCAAGCTCCTCAGATATACCGTCCATGCCTGGAGCTGGATCTGGATTTCCTGGTGGTGCATTTGACTTTTCTTCTATGGCTGGTCTACTCAAT GATCCAAGCATTAAGGAATTAGCTGAGCAAATAGCAAAAGATCCCTCTTTTAACCAAATGGCTGAGCAACTCCAGCAAACTTTCCAGGGTGCTGATGAAGGTATTCCCCAGTTTGATACACAACAGTATTATTCTACCATGCAGCAGGTTATGCAGAACCCACAATTCATGAACATGGCTGAGCGTCTCGGTAGTGCAATGATGCAG GATCCATCAATGTCTCAGATGCTTGAGAGCTTATCTAATCCAGCTCAAAAGGATCAACTTGAAGAGCGAATGGCACGCATCAAAGAAGATCCAGCATTAAAACCTATTTTAGAAGAAATAGAATCTGGAGGTCCAACAGCTATGATGAG GTACTGGAATGATCAAGATGTTCTAAAGAAACTGGGTGAAGCAATGGGTCTTGCAGTCACTGGAGATGCAACCGCTTCAGCTGGAAATACAGTAGCAGATGAagctgaagatgaagaagaagtagtAAATGAGGTCGAGTCTATTGTTCATCAGACTGCTAGTACTGGTGACCTCGAG GGTTTGAAGAAGGCATTAGAGTCTGGTGCTGATAAAGATGAAGAAGATTCAGAGGGAAGGACAGCATTACATTTTTCATGTGGCTATGGGGAG GTGAAATGTGCACAAGTTCTTCTTGAGGCTGGAGCAAAGGTGGATGCATTAGATAAGAACAAAAATACTGCCCTCCATTACGCTGCTGGTTATGGCAGGAAAGAATGTGTCGCCCTCTTACTTGATAATGGTGCAGCCGT GACTTTGCAAAACATGGATGGAAAGACACCTATTGATGTCGCGAAGCTGAACAATCAGAACGAGGTACTTAAGCTGCTCGAAAAGGATGCTTTCCTATAA